A segment of the Hydrogenimonas thermophila genome:
TCTATATTAGCAAATTTGTAATCAATAATATTTTTTTCATTGTCTATTACTATATTTAATATTTTTTCTGTTTTTTCAATTTCAAGAGATTTAACTTTAGTAAACATATAGTTTCTTAATAAAATAAAAATAGTTGCTAAAAAAAGACTAAGTATTATAAATGGTATTATAATTGTTTTAAAAAAGATGTTTCTTAATTTATCTTTTATATTAATTTTCATCTAGTTTTTTTCTCTTTTTTTGTTCATACATTTTTTTATCTGCAATGTATATAAGAACTTCAAGGTTATTTGCTTCTAAAGGATAGATAGATATTCCATAAGAGATAGAAATACCATATTTCTGAAAATTATCTTCAATTCTGTTTTGTAAAGATTTCAATACTTTGTGAAGCTCATATACCTGAACTCTGTTTAATTGTGCAAAAACAATGAACTCATCTCCTCCATATCTTACTACTATATCTTGATCTCTAAAACTATTTTTTAACATTTCA
Coding sequences within it:
- a CDS encoding GGDEF domain-containing protein, encoding DEITKRYDSFIKEQNEKIEDTLEKATKDPLTDLYNREFLSEYAEKVLKENRRKGESIALIFLDLDNFKSVNDNYGHEEGDKVLKNVAEMLKNSFRDQDIVVRYGGDEFIVFAQLNRVQVYELHKVLKSLQNRIEDNFQKYGISISYGISIYPLEANNLEVLIYIADKKMYEQKKRKKLDEN